ATTTAAAACATCCCAGGATCACGATGTACTCCAAAGACTTCCCTAAACACATCGCATATCTCCTGCAATGTGGCGTATTCTTTAACTGCATCAAGTATAGGAGGCATCACATTCCCATTGCCTTCACAGGCACTCCGGATATTATCTAAACAGGAATTCACCTTATTGTTATCTCGACTTTCCTTTATGTTCCTTGTTCTGGCTATCTGTTTTTCCTCCAGATCCGGCGATATCTTAAGTGTTTCGATAGGAATAGTCTCTTCCATCACATACCTGTTAACACCAACCATTGTCTTTTCTTCTCTATCAAGCTGTTGTTGATAATGGTATGCAGCCTTGGCTATTTCATTTTGTGGATAACCTCTTTCAATGGCTTCAATAATCCCTCCCATCTCATCAATCTTGTTTATATATTCCATTGCCTCTTCTTCCATCCTGTTGGTTAGGGATTCCACAAAGTAAGAACCACCCAGGGGGTCAATAGTATTTGCTACCCCTGTTTCTTCGGCAATGATCTGTTGGGTTCGTAGTGCGATAGTTGCTGACTGCTCAGTTGGTAAAGCCAGTACTTCATCCAGGGAATTGGTATGTAATGATTGGGTACCTCCCAAAACTGCTGCCAGGGCTTCAAAAGCAGTCCTTACCACGTTATTGTAAGGCTGCTGGGCACTTAGAGAACATCCTGCCGTTTGCGTGTGAAATCGCAATAGCCATGAACGAGGGTCCTTTGCTCTAAATCTTTCCTTCATCACTCTTGCCCAGATTCTCCTGGCAGCACGGTATTTGGCTATTTCTTCAAAAAAATCTATATGGGCATTAAAGAAGAAAGAAAGCCTGGAGGCAAAGCTGTCCACGTCCAGTCCTCTTTCAATGGCTGCCTGTACATAACCTATCCCATCAGCCAGGGTAAAAGCTAACTCCTGTACCGCAGTCGACCCTGCCTCTCTGATATGGTATCCGCTAATGCTTATGGTATTCCAGCGCGGAACCTCTTTTGTACAGTACTCAATAGTATCTACTATAACCCTCACTGAAGGTTTAGGAGGACACATGAAGGTCTTTTGGGCTATAAACTCCTTCAGCATGTCATTCTGAATGGTTCCACCAACCTGTTTCTTGCTTACCCCTTGTTTTTCCGCAACAGCTATATACATTGCCAGGAGAATGGCAGCAGGGGGATTTATAGTCATGGAGGTAGTAACCTTGTCCAGGGGGATCCCATGGAACAGGATCTCCATATCCTTCAAAGTATCGATGGCAACTCCGCATTTGCCCACCTCACCCCTTGCCAGAGGAGAGTCTGAATCATATCCCATGAGGGTAGGCATGTGAAACGCAACACTGAGACCTGTTTGTCCCTGAGATAGCAGATAGTGGTATCTCTTATTGGTATCCTCAGCAGACCCAAAACCAGAAAACATCCTCATAGTCCAGTGTCTTCCTCTGTACATTGAAGGTTGAACCCCTCGTGTAAATGGATACTCTCCCGGGAAATTCAGATCCCTTTGGAAATCAAATCCCAGAATGTCTTCGGGAGTATAGAGTCTGCCTATCTCCATATCAGAAACAGTAGAAAACCTCTCCTTTATTTCAGGAGCCTTGGTTAGACTCTTCTCAAGTTTCTCTTCCCATTTTCCCCTATCCTTTTTAATCTCTATTATTTCATCTTCCTTAAACATTCTCTATCTCCTTTAATCTTTGTAAACGTTTAAACGATCGGCAATCAGTAATAACTATAGTAAACGATATAAGTAAATTGTCATTTCGACCAAAGGGAGAAATCTAAGATTCCTCGCGTCGCTCGGAATGACAGAGCAAGGTTCGGAGTAACATTTTTACATGTTAACCTTATTTAAGCCGTTCCCTATAGTAGTACGATTCATTAAATACGCTAAAATATACCATCCCGCAAGAGGCGAAGTCAAGGGGAAAAGTCCTGGCATATAAGCTTATGCCTTTATGTAAAATCTCAAGGACAGAGGCGTTATGAATAGAATAATTTTTTTCTGTTTTTTTTCCTTGACAATTGGATACATCCATGGTAGAGAAGTTTCAATTCATATATCTCGAACACGAGCAAACTCTTAATACCAGTCTTTTGATCCTCACTGCCCTTTCCAGGATAGCGTACAAACGGCTTATAATCAGGGGGGCTAATTCTTACAG
The window above is part of the Thermodesulfobacteriota bacterium genome. Proteins encoded here:
- a CDS encoding methylmalonyl-CoA mutase family protein; this translates as MFKEDEIIEIKKDRGKWEEKLEKSLTKAPEIKERFSTVSDMEIGRLYTPEDILGFDFQRDLNFPGEYPFTRGVQPSMYRGRHWTMRMFSGFGSAEDTNKRYHYLLSQGQTGLSVAFHMPTLMGYDSDSPLARGEVGKCGVAIDTLKDMEILFHGIPLDKVTTSMTINPPAAILLAMYIAVAEKQGVSKKQVGGTIQNDMLKEFIAQKTFMCPPKPSVRVIVDTIEYCTKEVPRWNTISISGYHIREAGSTAVQELAFTLADGIGYVQAAIERGLDVDSFASRLSFFFNAHIDFFEEIAKYRAARRIWARVMKERFRAKDPRSWLLRFHTQTAGCSLSAQQPYNNVVRTAFEALAAVLGGTQSLHTNSLDEVLALPTEQSATIALRTQQIIAEETGVANTIDPLGGSYFVESLTNRMEEEAMEYINKIDEMGGIIEAIERGYPQNEIAKAAYHYQQQLDREEKTMVGVNRYVMEETIPIETLKISPDLEEKQIARTRNIKESRDNNKVNSCLDNIRSACEGNGNVMPPILDAVKEYATLQEICDVFREVFGVHRDPGMF